TACATTATCATTTTCGTAGATTTTGTTTATAATACTCATTTCAAATAAACTGACATCACTTGTAAAATGATATTTATCTTTAAATTCATCAGTATATGTTTTACAAACAAATCCATGAACTACTTCACTAAACTCATCAATCTGTTTATTTAAATCTTCATCCATAATATCAACTTAATTATTTATTTACATCTGCATTAATAAAGAATTTATTCCATTTTAACAATTTAAAGTTATTTGGAGTGAAATTAGCTTCTTTTAATAAATCTAAAATTTCATCCTCATTATAAATTCTAACATCCCCACTGTTTGAAAATCTAATGAAAAAATTCATAATATCCCTTATAACTACCGGAGCTGTTGGATCACCAATAATTAATGTTCCATTACTTTTCAAAACACGATTTACCTCAAGTAATGCTTTGTTAGGATTTGGATAATGATGGAAAGATGCATTACAAAATACAACATCAAATGTATCAGAATCCCATGGAATTTTTTCACAATCCCCTACTTTTAACTCAGCACAACCCTTTAACGATTCATCAGCAATTTTTATCATTTCATCTGCAATATCCAATCCAAAAAGCTCAATATTATTGTTAGTATCATTTAACTGTTTAAGCAAAATTCCTGAACCACATCCTAAATCTAAGACTTTTTTAGGTTTTTTAGACAATACTCTAGTTATCATTTCCTGATACATTGGCATTGTAAATGCTCCTTCA
The Methanobacteriaceae archaeon genome window above contains:
- a CDS encoding class I SAM-dependent methyltransferase; amino-acid sequence: MSDNKEKSREFFNKNAKRYSKSREGAFTMPMYQEMITRVLSKKPKKVLDLGCGSGILLKQLNDTNNNIELFGLDIADEMIKIADESLKGCAELKVGDCEKIPWDSDTFDVVFCNASFHHYPNPNKALLEVNRVLKSNGTLIIGDPTAPVVIRDIMNFFIRFSNSGDVRIYNEDEILDLLKEANFTPNNFKLLKWNKFFINADVNK